From Arachis stenosperma cultivar V10309 chromosome 2, arast.V10309.gnm1.PFL2, whole genome shotgun sequence, one genomic window encodes:
- the LOC130962083 gene encoding cyclin-dependent protein kinase inhibitor SMR3, with translation MKMGNLEISVACSKPSSSSSHHNNNNIIDKEIKEEEGGYLEGIIVLSKQRDLESRKEQEEEEIDVDDDGFKTPTSMDQRIPIESKRCPPAPRKPKPPLLSLKRKPPSSSSPPSCCIVSCRYHPLDLSREVELLFQRTTPQQKHHQLLSSDQIIISKKIRRE, from the coding sequence atgaagATGGGAAATCTGGAAATTAGTGTTGCATGTTCCAagccttcttcttcttcttctcatcataacaacaataatattattgacaaagagatcaaagaagaagaaggaggctACCTCGAGGGTATAATAGTACTTTCCAAGCAACGAGACCTAGAATCAAGAAaggagcaagaagaagaagaaattgatgttgatgatgatggATTCAAGACTCCAACATCAATGGATCAAAGAATCCCAATAGAATCAAAGCGATGCCCACCAGCACCAAGAAAACCAAAGCCGCCGTTGTTATCTCTCAAGAGAAAACCGCCGTCATCGTCGTCGCCGCCGTCTTGCTGCATCGTCAGCTGCAGATACCACCCACTTGATCTCTCCAGAGAAGTTGAATTATTGTTTCAGAGAACAACACCACAACAAAAGCATCATCAGCTTCTTTCTTCAGACCAAATAATAATCAGCAAGAAAATTCGAAGGGAatga